A part of Hydrogenobacter sp. T-8 genomic DNA contains:
- the amrS gene encoding AmmeMemoRadiSam system radical SAM enzyme, with amino-acid sequence MRAIAWLSEKRNGKILCKACSQRCLLGEGEYGKCGVRVKEGDNLYLTVYGLVSAINVDPIEKKPLYHFLPSTNSLSIGTVGCNFSCQFCQNWEISQYPKTHHHEVFGKELSPEDIVRLAELYKTPSISYTYNEPVIFFEFAYDVMKLAKERGIRNIFVTSGYETEEAIDIALPYLDAMNVDLKSFSDDFYRNICGARLKPVLRTIEYAFKKGIWIEITTLLIPGYNDTDEEIRQIARFIAGLSKDIPWHISRFFPAYRMLHVPPTPVSSLKKAYEIGKEEGLNFVYVGNYWNEDLESTYCPNCGKKVIERFGYSTRNHLREGRCPNCGYQLKGVWQ; translated from the coding sequence GGGAGAATATGGAAAGTGTGGAGTTAGGGTAAAAGAGGGTGATAATCTCTACCTTACTGTTTACGGTCTTGTATCCGCTATAAACGTAGACCCCATAGAGAAGAAGCCCCTTTACCACTTTCTACCATCCACGAACAGCCTTTCTATAGGCACGGTAGGTTGTAACTTTTCCTGTCAGTTCTGTCAAAACTGGGAAATCTCCCAGTATCCTAAAACGCATCATCATGAAGTTTTTGGCAAGGAGCTAAGTCCAGAAGATATTGTGAGGCTTGCGGAGCTTTACAAAACGCCTTCCATATCTTATACCTATAACGAACCGGTTATTTTCTTTGAGTTTGCTTACGATGTGATGAAGTTGGCAAAAGAAAGGGGAATAAGAAATATATTCGTTACAAGCGGATACGAAACGGAAGAAGCCATAGATATAGCCCTTCCTTACCTTGATGCCATGAACGTAGACCTCAAGTCCTTTTCCGATGATTTCTACAGAAATATATGCGGGGCAAGGTTAAAACCAGTCTTAAGGACCATTGAATACGCCTTTAAAAAGGGTATTTGGATTGAGATAACTACCTTGCTGATACCGGGCTACAACGACACAGATGAAGAGATAAGACAAATAGCCAGGTTTATAGCGGGGCTTTCAAAAGATATACCTTGGCATATATCTAGGTTCTTCCCCGCCTATAGGATGCTCCATGTCCCTCCTACGCCAGTAAGCAGTTTGAAAAAAGCCTATGAGATTGGCAAAGAGGAAGGTCTTAACTTTGTTTATGTGGGAAACTACTGGAACGAAGACCTTGAATCTACCTATTGTCCTAACTGTGGTAAAAAGGTAATAGAGAGGTTTGGTTATAGCACAAGGAATCACCTGAGAGAGGGAAGGTGTCCCAATTGCGGATATCAGTTAAAGGGTGTGTGGCAATAA
- the murC gene encoding UDP-N-acetylmuramate--L-alanine ligase: MFRERVKSFHFVGIGGIGMSGIAQILLEMGYEVSGSDIRENKNTELLRKKGARVYIGHSEKNLERAQVVVYSSAVSEDNPEIKKAKSLGIPVIPRGEMLAELFRLGEGIAVCGSHGKTTTTSMIAHAFHEAGYDPTVLIGGVLQRFGSNAKLGKDKLIVSEADESDGSFLKLLPTVAVITNIDKEHIGFYRDIEEIRQAFLRFADAVPFYGFVVINADDENCRWVIERTHRRVITFGLREGANYTARELRLIEGRYAFEVWHEEQRLGEVHLGVPGKHNVYNALACISVCHSAGLGFEDIKKSLESFRNAERRLELKGYFHGAPVYDDYGHHPTEIKAVLSAVRDMHPERKIILAFQPHRYSRTFHLFEDFTQVLKGADLCLVTDIYPAGEENLYGVSAKELALKSNAIYCPTKEDLFEALEERISEGHVVLFMGAGSISKWCEEFLALKRA, from the coding sequence ATGTTTAGAGAGAGGGTCAAAAGTTTTCACTTCGTAGGTATAGGCGGAATAGGCATGAGCGGTATAGCCCAGATACTCCTTGAGATGGGCTATGAGGTCTCTGGCTCGGACATAAGGGAAAACAAAAACACGGAGCTTCTCAGGAAAAAGGGTGCAAGGGTCTACATAGGACATTCAGAAAAAAACTTAGAGAGGGCTCAAGTGGTGGTTTACTCCTCTGCGGTCTCTGAGGACAATCCAGAGATAAAAAAAGCCAAGTCTTTAGGCATTCCTGTTATTCCTCGTGGGGAGATGCTTGCAGAGCTCTTTAGGCTTGGGGAAGGTATAGCGGTATGCGGTTCTCATGGCAAGACCACGACCACTTCCATGATAGCCCATGCCTTTCATGAGGCGGGGTATGACCCTACTGTCCTTATTGGGGGTGTGCTCCAGAGGTTTGGCTCTAATGCTAAACTTGGCAAGGACAAGCTAATAGTTTCTGAGGCAGATGAAAGCGACGGGAGCTTTTTAAAGCTCTTGCCTACCGTGGCGGTGATAACCAACATAGACAAGGAACACATAGGCTTTTATAGGGATATTGAGGAGATAAGGCAGGCTTTTTTGAGGTTTGCGGATGCGGTGCCCTTTTATGGCTTTGTGGTAATTAACGCAGATGACGAAAACTGCAGGTGGGTTATAGAGAGAACCCATAGAAGGGTAATAACCTTTGGGCTAAGAGAAGGTGCCAACTATACCGCAAGAGAGCTTAGGCTCATAGAAGGAAGGTATGCCTTTGAAGTTTGGCACGAAGAGCAAAGGCTCGGTGAGGTGCATCTTGGTGTGCCGGGTAAACATAATGTCTATAATGCCCTTGCCTGTATCTCCGTCTGCCATAGTGCCGGTTTGGGCTTTGAGGATATAAAGAAATCCCTCGAGAGCTTTAGGAATGCGGAAAGAAGGCTTGAGCTAAAAGGATACTTTCATGGTGCACCCGTCTACGATGACTATGGGCATCACCCAACGGAGATAAAGGCTGTCTTAAGTGCGGTTAGGGACATGCATCCTGAAAGGAAAATAATTTTGGCTTTCCAGCCTCATAGGTACTCAAGAACCTTTCACCTTTTTGAAGACTTTACACAGGTCCTTAAAGGGGCAGACCTATGCCTTGTTACGGATATATATCCTGCTGGTGAGGAGAACCTATACGGGGTGAGTGCAAAAGAGTTAGCATTAAAATCCAATGCCATATACTGCCCTACAAAGGAGGACCTCTTTGAAGCACTTGAGGAAAGGATATCTGAAGGGCACGTAGTCCTCTTTATGGGTGCGGGTAGCATATCCAAGTGGTGTGAAGAGTTTCTGGCACTCAAGAGGGCATGA